GTTCGCGGCGTGGCACCGTCCGCCCAGGTGGCGCACGATGCCCCAGACCGCGTTCAGCGAGGTCTGTACCGCACCCTCGACCCAGGCCGGCGTCCACGACACGTCGTCGCCGGCGATGAAGATGCCGCGCTCGGCCTCGGGAAAGGCGTCTTGCATGAAGTGGCTGTACATGCGGTGGTTGTAGCGGTAGTGGCCGGGCAGGGCGCCCTTGAAGGCGCCGAGGAAATGCGGGTCGGCTTCCCACGACACGCTGATCGGGTCGCCCACGATGTGGCTGGCGATGTCCACGTCGGGGTAGATCTTCTGCAGCGCCGAAAGTGCGAGCTGCACGCGCTTGTGCGTGTCGTGCGGCAGCATCTTGAGCGCGTCGCCCATCCAGGCGTAACTCAAGCAGATCACGCCCGGCTGGTCCGGCCCGTTGTCGAACAGGTAGGTGCCGCGCGTGAGGCGGTCGGTGAGCGTCATGCCCAGCGTGGGCCAGCCGTTGGCCTTCAGGTCGTTCCAGAACGGGCGGTCCACCATGACGAAGGTCTTGCTCGACTGCATGTAGCGCGTGCGGTCCAGCGCCATCCAGTGCTTCTGCGAAAACAGCGTCTCTTCCACCGCGATCTGCGTGGTCAGCAGCCAGCTCTGGCAGGTGGTGAGCGCGGCCGGGTAGTGGCGCGTGTTGCCCCAGGTGTCGGTCAGCGCGAGCTGGCCGTCGGGCGCGCGCGCGATGGCCGTCACGCCCGGGCGCGGCGCGCCGTGGTGCAGGCCGGCCAGCGTGGTGCCCGCCGGCCAGTGGCGCAGCTCGTGCGCGGCGGGCGCGTGGTGCCACAGGCCCACGGGCACCTGCTGGGCGCCGCCCACGATCAGGTGCTGGTTTTCGTCGCAGCCCGTGAGCACCACACGCAGGATCTCCAGCATGGAGTTGGGGAAGTCCGAGTCCCAGCCGCCGGTGCCGAAGCCCACCTGGCCAAACACCTCGCGGTGGCGGAACGAGAGCGCGGCAAAGGCGGGGGACTGCGCCACGAAGTCGTAAAAGGTGCGGTCGTCCCACAGCGGCACCAGGCGGTCCCACAGGGCTTTGAGGCGCGGCACGTCGCGCTCGCGCAGCGCCTGCTGCAGGCCGCTGAAGCCGGCGCCGTCTTCCAGCGCGCTGGCCCAGGCTTCGGCCACCTCGGCAAACAGCGGCGGCAGATCGGCCAGGTCGCGCGCCCAGTGGGTCTGGCCTTCGAGGTCGATCACGGTGCAGCCCGCGGCGGGCGTGAGCGGGTTGGGGAAGGGCCGGGTCCGCAGGCCGAGCCGGTTCACGTAATGGAAAAACGCCGTGCTCGACGCCGGAAAGCGCATGCCGCCGAGCTCGGCCACCACGCCCTGGCCGCCCTCAAACGGCTGCGAGCGCAGCCGCCCGCCCATGCGCGAAGCCTCGTAGACCACCGGCTTCAAGCCCAGTTTCATCAGCTCGTAGGCCGCCACCATGCCGGCCATGCCCGCGCCCACGATGGCGACCTCGCTGCCCAGCCGCTCCGGCGGCAGCTCGCCCAGCCCCTGCGGGTGGGTGATCCAGTCGTCAAAGGCGAATGGGAAGTCCGGGCCGAAGATGGTGACGGGGGCGGTGGCGGGGCGGGTGGTGTTCATGGGGCGCAATCTGGAGAGGGGAGGTGCCGCGTTGATCCGGTTCAGGTGTGTGTGTGGCGACGGCCAGAAGGTCGGCGCGGGGGTTAGGTCAGGCTCATCATGAGCCAGCCCGCCGTGCCCCACATCATGAGCGCGACCAGGCCGTCGAGCGCGCGCCAGACCCGCAGCGAGTTGAGCCGGCGGCCGAGCCAGAACGCGGCCGCGCCCAGCGCGAAGAACCACACCACCGAGCCCGCCGCAGCGCCCAAGCCGAACACGGCGCTGCGCTGGCCATAGGCCAGGGAGGCCGAGCCGATCAACACGGCGGTGTCGAGCCAGGCGTGCGGGTTGAGCCAGGAAAAAGCCAGGGCCGACAGCACCGCCCGGCTGCGCGAGACCGGCTTCGCCACCGGGCCGGCGGCCTCAGTGGGCGCGTCGCCCATGGCGCCGGGCAGCGCGCCGGGGCGCAGAAAACGCTGGAACGCCTGCCAGCCGTACACCGAGAGGAACAGCATGCCGGCCCCCACCAGGGCGCCCTGCAGTTTGTCGGACAGGCCCCCGAGCTGGGCCAGACCGAGCACCCCCAGCGAGATCAGCACCACGTCGGACAGCGCGCACACCGCCACGGTAAGCCACAGGTGCTGGCGCTGCAGGCCCATGCGCAGCACATGGGCGTTTTGCGGGCCGATCGCCATGATCAGCGACATACTCAGCACCATGCCGGCGGTGAAGGCGGGCGAGAGAAAAGCGGGCAGGGGCGGCAGTGTGAAGGCCAGGGCGGACATGGTGGGTTCCTCGCAAGCGGGTTCGGTTCGGGCGTTGGCCCGGGTGTGTGACGCGAACCGAGTGTGCTTGAACCGCGCTTGAAGTTAATGGGTATTAACCAAAACTGAGTTTGGTTTAATTTTTATTAACTTAATGAGGTCAGCAGTACAGGGGAGAACCTCTCCGGAGCGCCGCACCCCAACCGAGAACGCGGCGGAACTGGCTTCGCCAGGCCGCACGCGTTGCCCCCTTTCAGGGGGTCGCGCGCAGCGCGGCGGGGGTGTTTCAAATCTGCTGGCGGGTCTGCGACGGTGTCTCGCCAAACAGGACCTTGTACTCCTGGGAGAAGTGGCCCATGTGCCAGAAGCCCCAGCGCGCGGCGGTGTCGGCGATGGTGGTCGCGGGCGGTCCTTCGCGCAGGGCGCGCCGCACCGCGTTGAGCCGCACGGTGCGCAGGTAGCTCGCCGGGCTCATGCCCAGCGCCTCCTGGAAACAGTTCTGCAGGGTCCGCCGCGTCACGTGCAGGCGGGTGCACAGCTCGGCCACGCTCAGCGGTTCGTCGGGCTGTTCGAACACCAGCTCCCGCACCCGGTGCACCAGCTCCTGGCGCCGCTGCTGCCGGGGGTTGACGGCCTCGCTC
This Hydrogenophaga taeniospiralis DNA region includes the following protein-coding sequences:
- a CDS encoding flavin monoamine oxidase family protein translates to MNTTRPATAPVTIFGPDFPFAFDDWITHPQGLGELPPERLGSEVAIVGAGMAGMVAAYELMKLGLKPVVYEASRMGGRLRSQPFEGGQGVVAELGGMRFPASSTAFFHYVNRLGLRTRPFPNPLTPAAGCTVIDLEGQTHWARDLADLPPLFAEVAEAWASALEDGAGFSGLQQALRERDVPRLKALWDRLVPLWDDRTFYDFVAQSPAFAALSFRHREVFGQVGFGTGGWDSDFPNSMLEILRVVLTGCDENQHLIVGGAQQVPVGLWHHAPAAHELRHWPAGTTLAGLHHGAPRPGVTAIARAPDGQLALTDTWGNTRHYPAALTTCQSWLLTTQIAVEETLFSQKHWMALDRTRYMQSSKTFVMVDRPFWNDLKANGWPTLGMTLTDRLTRGTYLFDNGPDQPGVICLSYAWMGDALKMLPHDTHKRVQLALSALQKIYPDVDIASHIVGDPISVSWEADPHFLGAFKGALPGHYRYNHRMYSHFMQDAFPEAERGIFIAGDDVSWTPAWVEGAVQTSLNAVWGIVRHLGGRCHAANPGPGDVFAQIGPMALPE
- a CDS encoding LysE/ArgO family amino acid transporter, translating into MSALAFTLPPLPAFLSPAFTAGMVLSMSLIMAIGPQNAHVLRMGLQRQHLWLTVAVCALSDVVLISLGVLGLAQLGGLSDKLQGALVGAGMLFLSVYGWQAFQRFLRPGALPGAMGDAPTEAAGPVAKPVSRSRAVLSALAFSWLNPHAWLDTAVLIGSASLAYGQRSAVFGLGAAAGSVVWFFALGAAAFWLGRRLNSLRVWRALDGLVALMMWGTAGWLMMSLT